One window of Perca flavescens isolate YP-PL-M2 chromosome 15, PFLA_1.0, whole genome shotgun sequence genomic DNA carries:
- the srrm2 gene encoding serine/arginine repetitive matrix protein 2 isoform X2, producing MYNGIGLTTPRGSGTNGYVQRNLSSLRVKRPRDERGGERDDKDRERLESQLNRQPNADILEHQRKRQLEVKCAELQDMMEEQGYSAEEIEEKVNSFRMMLQEKQEPPPATTERPTATETHALAAANQQKNDRLRAAFGITSDYVDGSSFHADRKEREKEKKEQERLEKERQQQQKYTLVEDSDNSDSPPKKRSRKKKKKNKNRDSSESPSPSPPRAKTKSKKKKKKRDASDDDEEEEDSSSDEKQKKSKKKTKKSKSVSPLKEKAVRDRSVSSSSTHSQSPAPLRSRQQDQIARKADEGRKGRSPDRRRRGYEDHFPQHQGGEGKRPNFEREKERPSEMEKTCKRRHDSSSPSPPPQTEKSREREKGRRSRSIENEREKGRRSRSREMEKRKRSRSTEKERERERSPRSREMEKGRRSRSRDNEKGRRSRSREKEREKVRSSRSRDVEKVRRSRSRDVEKGSLSKSRDAEKRRHSRSREKRDKGKESLPQRTRHHSSSSRSPSPPPKQETRMERSRDIEREKERNKQEKKRHDSSSPSPPPKRERSGERERRNERDLHSRAPNERDNRRDTAKRQEREVSPSQQKNDRRNEGGHPSHDSPLPTSRSPVTNGRQREKEDERKREKERESIKEKDRHLNKQTEQDRERGPEGGRKRDEAVSSSVSRRDGSRPAEKGRSERPEMNERQEKTRSPLTSEKSDDKEKRDEKKRGSSSSSSSSSSSSSSSSSGSDSDSDSSSSSSSSSSSSSSSEDEGKAKTAGSEGMKKSSTSKSTPSAIGAAVQRYLANGGKESPVPASEGNGHRQAQKDREVGGDKRERERASHKAPAETHPSRKKGQERYSPTQMDSPSPPPSPSNRADASRGSKRYSPSETEAEKTRVEAKVGERARGRERDAARRPARSSPSARRSRSPPQKTTTSPARRTPPRQYQEPPSRSRRASPPPAWSDWDRERQRDRERERDRERERDRDRERDRDRERDRERERVARRSRSRSPRRRSKSRSRSPRRRSPPSRSRRSPSPQRRRRSSHSLSRERARQREHERIRQREVEQERGRLKEHLPPKDAPQPHRSSSSSSSSSSSSSSSSSPSPQREMKDPKALTERGKRTELEDEKRREDRQQKISSSSSQGPSRDSSHAPTSGRRVSQSDSRRSDVPPRRSPAGSHPEVKQVSQDPSRKQSPVATHLPSNQTVRSESAVNGKEASADKKAKRSSSSSSSSSSSSSSSSSSSSSSSSDSSDSEVDQGKGKTVKAPSSPSSSSENEKETKKKSPAMPRRVPADSLRDSRSLSYSPPKYMRAAPPSPSRRSGSRQSPSRSSSSRRRK from the exons ATGTACAATGGGATTGGCCTGACAACTCCGCGGGGCAGCGGCACCAATGGCTATGTACAGCGCAACCTATCGAGCCTGCGGGTCAAAAGGCCGCGGGATGAGCGCGGGGGTGAGCGGGATGACAAGGACCGGGAGAGACTGGAGAGTCAGCTCAACAGGCAGCCCAATGCTGACATCCTGGAGCACCAACGGAAGAGGCAGCTGGAGGTCAAGTGTGCTGAGCTGCAGGACATGATGGAAGAGCAAGG GTATTCAGCTGAGGAAATCGAGGAGAAGGTGAACAGTTTCCGTATGATGCTACAGGAGAAGCAGGAGCCCCCTCCCGCCACCACTGAGAGGCCAAC GGCGACAGAGACTCATGCTCTGGCTGCAGCCAACCAGCAGAAGAATGACCGTCTTCGTGCTGCTTTTGGCATCACCAGCGACTATGTGGACGGGTCATCCTTCCACGCTGACCgcaaggagagagaaaaggagaagaaagagcAAGAACGCCTGGAGAAGgaaaggcagcagcagcagaaatatAC GTTGGTGGAAGATTCAGACAATTCAGATTCTCCTCCCAAGAAGCGCAGTcgtaagaagaaaaagaaaaacaagaacagAGACAG CTCAGAGAGTCCCTCCCCATCTCCTCCACGAGCAAAGACAAAatccaaaaagaagaaaaagaaacg TGATGCATCAGACGacgatgaagaagaagaagacag TTCGTCAGATGAGAAGCAGAAGAagtcaaaaaagaaaaccaagAAGAGTAAAAGTGTGAGTCCTCTGAAAGAAAAGGCAGTGCGAGACAGGAGTGTCTCCTCCAGCTCTACTCACAG CCAGTCTCCAGCTCCACTGAGATCACGTCAACAGGACCAAATTGCGAGAAAAGCTGATGAAGGTAGAAAGGGGAGATCGCCAGACAGGAGGAGACGTGGCTACGAGGACCACTTTCCACAGCATCAGGGAGGTGAAGGG AAGAGGCCAAAttttgagagagaaaaagagcgGCCGAGTGAGATGGAGAAGACCTGCAAGAGGAGACATGACTCTTCATCCCCTTCTCCACCACCACAGACCGAAAAAagcagggagagggagaaagggagacgTTCCAGGAGCATAGAAAacgagagggagaaagggaggcgTTCAAGaagcagagagatggagaaaaggAAGCGTTCCAGGAGTACAGaaaaggaaagggagagagaaaggagccccagaagcagagagatggagaaaggaaGGCGTTCAAGGAGCAGAGACAACGAGAAAGGGAGGCGTTCAAggagcagagaaaaagagagggagaaagtaaGGAGCTCCAGAAGCAGAGATGTGGAGAAAGTGAGGAGGTCAAGGAGCAGAGATGTGGAGAAAGGCAGCCTTTCAAAAAGCAGAGACGCAGAGAAAAGGAGGCATTCAAGAAGCAGAGAAAAGAGGGACAAAGGAAAGGAGAGCCTTCCTCAGAGGACAAGACATCACTCGTCCTCATCCcgttctccttctcctccaccCAAACAGGAGACTAGGATGGAAAGGAGCAGAGACATTGAGCGGGAAAAAGAAAGGAataaacaggaaaaaaagaggcaTGACTCCTCATCTCCCTCACCTCCCCCGAAGAGGGAGAGGAGTGGAGAGAGGGAGCGCAGGAATGAAAGAGATCTGCACTCAAGGGCGCCAAATGAAAGGGACAACAGAAGAGACACTGCtaagagacaggagagagaggtgTCTCCATCCCAACAGAAAAATGACAGGAGAAATGAAGGAGGGCATCCGTCCCACGATTCCCCGTTACCCACCTCTCGCTCTCCTGTCACAAATGGGCGtcaaagagagaaggaggatgagaggaaaagagaaaaagaaagggagagTATTAAAGAGAAAGACAGGCATCTGAACAAGCAGACGGAACAAGACAGAGAGCGAGGTCCAGAAGGCGGCAGAAAGAGAGATGAGGCTGTCAGTTCAAGTGTAAGTAGGCGAGATGGATCGAGACCTGCGGAGAAAGGCAGGAGTGAAAGACCAGAGATGAACGAGAGGCAAGAGAAGACAAGAAGCCCGCTGACGAGCGAGAAAAGTGATGACAAGGAGAAACGggatgagaaaaagagaggcagcagcagcagcagcagcagcagcagtagtagtagcagcagcagcagtagtggcAGTGATAGCGACAGTGATagctcctcgtcctcctcttcatcttcctcttcatcctcatctTCTGAAGATGAAGGCAAGGCAAAGACGGCTGGCTCAGAAGGAATGAAAAAAAGCAGCACCTCGAAAAGTACACCATCTGCCATTGGAGCTGCAGTTCAAAGGTATTTAGCCAACGGGGGAAAGGAAAGCCCTGTCCCTGCTTCTGAGGGCAACGGGCATCGACAAGCCCAGAAGGACAGAGAGGTTGGAGGAGACAAACGTGAAAGGGAAAGAGCTTCCCACAAAGCTCCTGCAGAGACTCACCCATCCCGGAAAAAAGGTCAGGAACGATATAGCCCCACACAGATGGACAGCCCCAGTCCACCTCCTTCCCCATCCAACAGAGCAGATGCCAGCAGAGGCAGCAAAAGGTATTCTCCCTCTGAGACCGAAGCAGAAAAAACAAGAGTGGAGGCGAAAGTCGGGGAAAGggcgagagggagggagagggacgCAGCCAGGAGGCCTGCAAGGTCCAGCCCCTCAGCTAGGAGGTCACGCTCGCCACCCCAGAAAACCACTACCTCCCCAGCACGTCGCACTCCACCAAGGCAGTATCAGGAACCACCATCCCGATCCAGAAGAGCTTCTCCTCCTCCGGCCTGGTCAgactgggacagagagaggcagagggacagggaaagagagagggacagggaaagagagagggacagggacagagagagggacagggatagagagagggacagagaacGCGAGCGGGTTGCCAGGAGGAGCAGGTCCAGAAGCCCAAGAAGGCGCAGCAAGTCCAGGTCTAGAAGTCCAAGGCGGCGAAGCCCCCCCAGCAG GTCCCGTCGTTCTCCCTCTCCACAGCGGCGAAGGAGGAGCAGTCACTCTCTCTCCCGAGAAAGAGCGAGACAAAGGGAACATGAGAGGATCAGGCAAAGGGAGGTAGAACAAGAGAGAGGACGGCTAAAGGAGCATCTGCCCCCAAAAGATGCCCCCCAACCCCACaggtcttcctcctcctcatcatcctccagctcctcttcttcctcttcatcctcacCTTCACCACAGCGAGAGATGAAAGACCCAAAAGCACTAACGGAGAGAGGCAAAAGAACGGAGCTAGAGGacgagaagagaagagaggacagACAGCAGAAAATAAGTTCCTCTTCTTCACAAGGCCCTTCCAGAGACTCATCCCATGCCCCAACCTCAGGTAGGAGAGTCTCCCAATCAGACTCCAGGCGCTCGGATGTGCCCCCCAGAAGGTCCCCTGCGGGCAGCCACCCAGAAGTCAAACAGGTGTCTCAAGATCCAAGCAGGAAGCAGTCACCAGTGGCGACCCATCTACCTTCAAACCAAACAGTCAGAAGTGAGAGCGCTGTAAATGGGAAGGAGGCAAGTGCAGACAAGAAAGCcaagaggagcagcagctccagctcctcttcctcatcctcatcatcctcttcttcttcctcgtcttcatcatcctcatcagACAGCTCTGACTCTGAAGTGGATCAAGGAAAAGG GAAGACAGTCAAAGCTCCAAgctctccttcctcttcatcgGAGAATGAAAAGGAAACTAAGAAAAAGAG CCCTGCAATGCCTCGGAGGGTGCCGGCTGATTCACTGAGAGATTCTCGCTCACTCAGTTATTCTCCTCCAAAGTACATGAGAGCAGCGCCACCCTCGCCTAGCCGCAG GAGTGGCAGCAGGCAGTCACCGAGCCGCTCCTCAAGCAGCAGACGAAGGAAATGA